ATTTTTCCCGAAAGAAAATAACCGACGCTGGTACCACCCATAATGGCGTCGTATAGGCCAGCACCGCCGATTTTCCTGCCGGAAGATAACTCATCGCAATACAACCCAGCGCGGTAAATGCCATCATCTGCAATACCCCCACGCTGATGATAATCGGAAACTCATTGCGGCCGGGGATACGTATTTTTCCGGTGGAATATTGCAATAAAAATAGCACCAGCGCGCTACTGGAAAAACGTAATGTAGAAAACCACAGCGGCGTGATATGTGAAAGACCGGCTTTCATCACTGGCCAGTTACATCCCCATAAAATGATAGCCACCACCAGCAAAATGATGCCTTTGGTTTTGTTTGCATTGTCAGTCATAAATTAATTCGGATGAGGAAAAGGGTTAGCAGATAAATAGCATTATCAAGCCCGCCAATTCAATTTTAGCGATGGCAGGAAAGCACGGTTTTGCCCCCCATCACGCCACACAAGCGCAGAAATCGTAACCATATGAATTTATTGAACTTAAATTCAATAGTCATGCAAAAAACCTGTTTCATCAGCTGTCGTCACACAATTTTATTTCTTCCATACAGGTAAAAACGAAACTTTAGTCAGTGAGATGGCCAATCCATTAAAATTAATTAGAAAAAATCAGGTTAAAACGAAATGTGAAAAACCCATTCGCCAGGTTATTGTTATTCCGTCACCACGATTAACAGCGCTGAAAAATTAATGGCGTGCCAATTTATTTCCCGGAGATAAACAATGAATCTTGAAAAGTTCCCCCGCTATCCTCTGACATTTGGTCCGTCGCCGATTACACCGATGAAACGTTTGAGTGCTGAACTGGGCGGGAAAGTGGAAATTTATGCTAAGCGCGAGGACTGCAACAGCGGACTGGCATTTGGCGGCAACAAAACGCGCAAAATGGAGTACCTGATCCCCGAAGCGCTGGCTCAGGGCTGTGACACCCTGGTATCGATTGGTGGCGTTCAGTCTAACCAGACCCGTCAGGTTGCCGCCGTGGCCGCACACCTCGGTATGAAATGTGTGCTGGTGCAGGAAAACTGGGTTAACTACTCCGATGCCGTCTATGACCGCGTAGGTAACATTGAGCTTTCCCGCATCATGGGTGCGGATGTGCGTCTCGATTCTGCGGGTTTTGATATCGGTATCCGCGAAAGCTGGAAACAGGCGATGGAAGAAGCCGCAGAAAACGGCGGCAAACCGTTCCCGATTCCGGCGGGCTGCTCGGAACATCCGTACGGTGGCCTCGGTTTTGTTGGTTTTGCCGAAGAAGTGCGCCAGCAGGAAAAAGAACTGGGCTTCAAATTTGATTACATCGTGGTGTGCTCAGTCACCGGCAGTACCCAGGCAGGCATGGTGGTGGGCTTTGCGGCTGATGGACGTGCACGTAACGTTATCGGTATCGATGCCTCGGCAAAACCGGCACAAACCAAAGCGCAGATCCTGCGTATTGCGCAGAACACCGCCAACCTGGTGGAGCTGGGACGCGAAATCACTGAAGAAGACGTGGTGCTGGATACCCGCTATGGCGGCCCGGAATACGGCTTACCCAGCGAAGGCACGCTGGAAGCGATTCGTCTGTGCGCCCGTACCGAAGGGGTACTGACCGATCCGGTTTATGAAGGCAAATCCATGCAGGGCATGATTGATATGGTGCGTAACGGCGAATTCCCGGAAGGCTCCAAAGTGCTGTATGCCCATCTCGGTGGTGCGCCAGCCCTCAGCGCCTATAGCTATATTTTCCGCAATGGCTGATTGATCGTCAGATAGCAGGAAAACGTTGCCCGGCCTTCCCTGCCGGGCAACGTTGTTTAACGGAACTGCAATGCGAAATCGTCACGACATTGCTGGTCAAGCTGGTGCAGTTCCTGACGCAGAAAGACAAAAAAGGTATCCAGTATCGCCGTTCGTGGCATACCCATTTCGGTCTGAAGTTGCAGGCTGCGCTGACTGAGCTGGTCGCGGTTGATGGATTTTATGATCAGGCCATCTTTACGCGCGCTATACATGATGGAGTAATGGCTGCTGACGCTGATCGCCTGCGGGGTTTTGCAGACAAACTCATACAAGGTTGAGAAATGGTTACTGGTGAATATCGGGTCGATAAACACGTTATTCATGCGACAGGAGAGATCAAACAGCTGTCGAATGGTAGCCGACTGATCCGGCAGCACCACCGGCCAATCGTTGAGATCGGCCAGCTGAATATCGCGTGCTGCCAGCGGATGGTCAGCCTTCATAAACACCAGCACCGGCGAGGGAAATGAAGCCAGCACCTCAACCCCGGTCTCGGGCGAAAGACTGAATTTTATCCCCAAATCACACTCACCGTTACGAATCAAATCCGGTACCTGGCGGGCGGTGCCTACCGTCAGCACAAAACTGACGCGCGGATGCAGCAGACGAAACTTAGCCATCAGATTCGGCAACAGATTAAACGCCAGCCCGTCGGTGCAAACCACCCGAATGGTGGTTTGATCAGCGGCTTTGATCCCCTTCAGCTCGGCCATTGCCAGTTCCATATCCGCCATACTGCGGCGCACATGATTTGCCAGAATATGACCGGCATCGTTGAGCTGCATCCCGCGCGGGCTGCGTTCGAACAGCGTCATGCCCAGACGCGATTCCAGCCGCTGAATATGGCGGCTGATGGCAGAGATGGCGACAAACAGTTGCTGGCTGGCGGCGCTGATCGAACCGGTGGTCGCCACCGCCATAAAGTAACGAATTTCGTTGTTATGCACTGCGGGCCTCCGTTTTATCAGCCACCACGGGTTTGCATCACCTCCCGCCCTTCTTCAGCCAGATCCCAGAACAGGCCGGTCATCAGTTGCAGTGCTTCGCAACTGAGGTCAGCGAGCAGATGTTCATCGGGGGCGTGTTGAGAACAAGCAGGATAGGAATGCGGTAGCCACAATGTCGGCACATTAAAGGTTTCTAGGAAGCATGCGTTGGGTAAGCCACCACCGAAGTTAGGCAGTACCGCTGCCTTTTTCCCCAGCGAACGCTGGATGGAGGCAACGCTCCAGCTTACCCAGGCATCATCGGGATCAATGCGCGTGGCCTTAAAGCAGTTAACCGGGTCGACAATTGCCACGTCACTGAATCCATGCTGATCGAGATGACGGCGGATATGGCTGGCAAAGTTATCGACATCGCTACCTGGCACGTAGCGCATATGGCAGTGCGCTACGGCCGCCGGGGGAATGGCATGCGCCGGTTTATCCGGCGTGCCGCTGGTTAACGCCAGCGTCTCCAGCGTATTCCAGCCATAGAGTTTTTCTGCCGCACTCAGCCCCGGCTCGCCCCACTCCGGCGCGATTTGCGGATCTCCCGGTGCGTTGCCCAGTTCCAGGTCACTGAGATGATGACGAATAGTGGCTGACAGCGGCGGCGGCAGCAGTTCCGGCAACAAAATACGTCCGTTGGCATCCACCAGACAGCCAATCGCATGCGCCAGCCGGATGCCGGGATTGCTGAGGAGTCCGCCCCAATTCCCCGAGTGATGCGCGCCGTCACGCAATTTGATCACCAGCGAGAAGTTGAACACGCCACGTGAGCCGAGGAACAGGGTTGGACGCTGCGCCGTAACGCGTGGACCATCCGAGGCAATAAATAAATCTGCCGCCAGCCAGTCGCGGTACTGCTGGCAAACCTGATCCAGCCCCGGAGACCCGGCTTCCTCACCCATCTCCAGAATCAATTTAACGTTATAACCCAGCCGCCCGTTACGCGCTTTCAGCACCAGCGCCAGCGCGGCCAGGTTGATGCTGTGCTGGCCTTTGTTATCGGCGGTGCCACGGCCATACCAGCGGTTGCCCTCAGCGTGCAGCTCCCAGGGCGACAGACCGCTGCGCCAGTTGTCTTCATCGCCAGGTACCACATCCCCGTGGCCATAACTGAGCAGGGTAAAGTCCGCATCGTCTTCCAGTCGACGAGCCAGCAGAAACGGCCCTTTTCCGGCCTCGGGATTTGCCACTATCAGGCAGCTGAACCCCATTCCTGCAAGATAAGGGATCATTTCTTCTTCCAGATACGCCATCAGCGTAGCCGCCTGCTGTGGATTTTGGCTTTCGGTACGGTACGCGATGCGACGATTTAGCGTTTCACGAAACTCGCCGGAGTGGAAATAGTCCAGCGCAGCTTGCAGGGCGCTTTCACGAGTCATGTTTTGCTCCTTTCAATCATTGTCGGACTGCCCTGTTCAGTTGAGGGTAATTTCCGGGATGCCCAGCCCAGGTTCAGGCGTCATTACCGAGGCCAGCAACGCCCGGGTATACGGATGTTGTGGCCGGCTGAAAATCTGTTCGCGTGTGCCCTGCTCAACGATTTTGCCTTTACGCATCACCGCCACATGGTCAACAAGATGCTCAACCACCGACAGGTTGTGGCTGATAAACAAATAGGTCAGCGAAAACTCCTGCTTCAGCGCCAGCAACAGATTGAGAATCTGCGCCTGTACCGAAACATCCAGCGCTGACGTTGGCTCATCACAAATCAAAATCTCCGGGCGCAGGATCAGCGCCCTGGCTATCGCCACACGCTGACGCTGCCCACCGGAAAGCTGGCCCGGATACTGACTGTGGGTGCGCGACGGCATGCCCACCATATCCAGCATCTCACGCACCTGTTTTTTGCGTTCCGCCGGGGTGCCAATGTTATGCAACCGCAATGCCACTTCCACCACATCGGAAACCGTGCGCCTTGGATTGAGTGAAGAGAAAGGATCCTGAAAAATCGGCTGGATGCGGGCGCTCATTTTACGGCGATCCACCGCATCAACCTCGCGCCCTTCAATCAGCACGTTGCCTGATGTGGGGGGCAGTAACCCCAGCAACATTTTCGCCAGCGTGCTTTTTCCACAACCCGATTCGCCCACCAGCCCCATGGTTTCACCACGCCGGATGCGCAGTGAAATATTATCCACAGCGAGGATCTCCGCCGGGGGCTTGAATAAGCCGCGATTAAGGCGAAAGCTGCGACTCAGCGCGCACAGTTCAAGGGCGATATCTTCATTACCGGCAATATGCGGCAGCACCGGGAACGCGGTGTTTATTTCTGTCATACCCCCTCCCCGACAGCGATGGGGCGCACACAGCGCACCCGATGTTGTGCGTTGACTGACTGATAAGGCGGCGTTTCGCTACAGCCTTCCTGACACTGATTGCAACGGTTGCGGAAAGCACAGCCGTGCTGCGGTCCGGTCAGATTGGGCACCACGCCGGGGATGGTTTGTAATGGCTGGCCCGGTAAGGTGCGACCGGATACCGGAATACATCCCAGCAAGCCACGCGTGTAGGGATGCTGGGGTTGATGAAACAGATCATTGACCGGTGCCGTCTCGACGATCTGACCGGCATACATCACCGCCACACGATCGGCAATGCGGGCCACCACGCCTAAATCGTGGGTGATAAAGATCACCGCCATTCCCATTTCCTGTTGCAGCTCGCGCAGCAGACGCAGGATTTGCGCCTGGATGGTGACATCCAGCGCAGTGGTGGGTTCATCGGCAATAATTAAATCCGGACCACACATCAGCGACATGGCAATCATGATGCGCTGACGCAGCCCGCCGGAAAGCTGATGGGGATACTGTTTCAGGCGATCCGCCGCCATCGGAATCCCGACGCGCTCCATCAGGTAAACCGCCCGGTCACGCGCTTCGGCACGGGAAACCTTGCGATGCGCCAGCAGGGTTTCGCATAACTGCTCGCCGAGGGTATATGAGGGATTGAGCGAGGTCATCGGCTCCTGAAAAATCATCGACATTTCATTACCGCGCAGCGTGGCGCGTTCGCGTCGCCCGAGAGACAGCAGGTTGGTGTCTTTGAAGCGCATACTGTCGGCCTGACGCTGGGCATTGCGTGGCAGCAGATCCATCAATGCCAGCGAGGTCATTGATTTACCGCAACCGGATTCACCCACCAGGCAAAGCATTTCCCCGCGCTGCACACTGAAATCAATGCCGCGTACCGCATGCAGGGTGCCGCGCGGTGTCTTGAGATTCACCTGCAAGTTTTTGACTTCCAGCAGGGGTGTGTCGGTAGTGATGTGACTCATGGCCTGACCTCCTTAATTACGCCCATCTAACGCCGTGATATCGCGCAGACCATCACCGACCAGATTGATGCTAAGCACCAGCAATGCCAGCACCACGCCGGGGATCAAAATCACCCAGGGTTGGAAGAACATATAGGCTTTACCTTCCGCCACCATCAGGCCCCATGAAGGCATCGGCGGCTGCACACCCAGGCCGAGGAAGGAGAGCGTGGCTTCCAGCAGGATGGCGTGAGCAATCTCCAGCGTCACCACCACGGTGAGTGGCCCGAGCAGATTCGGCAGAATTTCGCGCAGCATAATAAACCACGAGGAAGCGCCCAGCGTTTGGGCTGCCGCAATGAATTCTGCCTCTCGCAGTTGCCGCGTGACCGAACGTGAAACGATAAGAAAGCGATCCCAGAGCAGCAGGCCGAGCAGGACAATCACCACTTTTACCGACCCGCCAATCAGCGAGGCCAGCGCCAGCGCCACCAGGATCACCGGCATCGCCAGCCGTACCGTGAGAATGTAACTGACCAGCGCATCCACCCGGCCACCGAAGTAACCCGCCAGAATGCCGAGGGTGATACCGATAAAGCCGGATAACATCACCGACACCAGCCCGATGGTCAGCGACACGCGCGCGCCATACAGCAGGCGGCTGAAGTAATCGCGTCCGAGTTTGTCGGTGCCCAGCAGGTGATCCCAGTGACCTTTTTCAAACCACACCGGCGGTATCAGCCGGTTGCTGACGTCCTGGGCATAGGGGTCATGTGGGCTGATCAGCGGTGCCAGAATCGCCAGCACCACGATAACGCCGAGGATAACCACGCCCAGCGTCATACTGTGATGACCGAGCAGCCGCCGGAACACACGCTGCCAGGGAGACGGTTCGGGCAACAGACCGGATTCCGGACTCATGCTGTTTTTCATTGTTCCTGCCATTGATGTTTTCATGGAAGCCCCTTATTTGCTGCGCAGACGCGGATCCAGCACCGCATTGAGCACATCCGCCAGAAATGTCAGCCCGATATAAAAGATGGCGATGATCAGCACGATGGCCTGCACCACCGGAAAGTCATTACGCGAGATGGAGTCCCAGGCCAGCTGGCCCAGCCCCTGTAAAGAGAAAACGGATTCGATCACCACCGAACCACCGAGCATAAAACCCAGCTCGACCGTCGCCAGCGCCACCACCGGGATGATGGCGTTGCGCAGGCCGTGTTTCACCACCACTTTGAAAGCGCTCAATCCTTTGGCATGGGCAGTGCGAATGTAATCCGCGCCCAGCACATCCAGCATGCCGGAGCGTGTCAGACGCATCAGCGATGGCATGGCGTAGTAGCCCAGCGCCACTGCGGGCAGGACAAAATGTTGCCAGCTGCCGTTACCGGCGACCGGGAGCCACTTCAGCCCCACCGCAAATATCAGGATCAGCACCAGCGCGAACCAGAAATTGGGGATGGCCTGACCCAGTACCGAGATAAACATGGCGCAACGATCCACCCAGCTATCACGGAACACCGCCGCCAGTACTCCGAGCGGAATCGCCACCACCAGCGCCAGCAACAGCGCGACGCCACCCAGCTGGAGCGTAACCGGCATGCGCTGCCCGACCAGTTCCATCACGGTATTTTCAAAATAGAATGAGCGCCCAAAATCCAGGTGCAGTGCCGACCAGAACCAGTGCGAAAATTGCGTCACCAGCGGCTGGTCCAGCCCGTTCTGAACGCGGATTTGTTCGACGGTTTCCGCACTGGCGTCCGGCCCGGCGATGGCTATCGCCAGATCACCCGACAGATGCAGCAGGGAAAAACTGACCACCGCCACGGTGAACAGCACAGCCAGCGCCACCAGCAATCGATGAAAGATAAAGCGCAACATGGGTTCGCTCCTTATTGGCGTGGTATCCGGGAGCAACAGCCGCAGCCCCCGGCCATTGACTATTTCCAGCTGGCCTGCGCAAAGCGCGGCAGTTCATCTGGCCAATCCTGGAAATTCAGTTCCGAGTTAAAGGCATAATTCGTCGAGTAGGAGAACAACGGGGCCATATAGGCCTGGGAAGAGATGCGTCCCAGCGCGGCGGCATATTGTTCGCTGCGCTGCTGCGCATCCACTGTGGCATCAGCTTTTTGCAGCATCGCGGTCAGCTCGCTGTCCTTCCAGATATCGCTGCCTTTGCCGCCAAAATAGGGGGTGGTAAACGCCGAGACATCGTTGATAGAAAACGATCCCCAGGTGTTGAATGCCATCGGTGCCTGGCCTGAGCTGAGGGCGGTTGCCATGACCGGATACTGGACGAAGTGCAGACGGGCGCGGATGCCCACTTTACGCAGATCGCCGATGATGGCTTCAGCATAGTCACGCTCGCGATAGGCCCACAGATCGGTATCGAAACCATTCGGGTAACCCGCTTCCGCCAGTAACTGTTTGGCTTTGGCCGGATCATAGTTGTAGTGCGTGACCTGGCTGTCATTACAGGCCACCTGGGCACGGAAGCAGGCGGTGTAGACCGGCTTACTGCCGCCCCGCACCAGGTTATCAACAATCCCCTGGCGGTTGATGGCGTAGTTGATGGCCTGACGCACACGCAGATCCTTCATCGGCACCCCTTCCGGGCCGCTGGCATTGGTGTTCAGGGCGAGGAAGCCAACACGCATGGTTTCACCACTTTTCACCGCGATGTTCGGCATGGTGGACAGTGGTTCGACCTGGTCAGCTGCCACGCGCCAGATCCAGTCCACCTGGCCGGTCATCAGTTGGGCAACACGGGCTTCCGGATCGCGGATCACGACAAAATTGATCTTACCAATCTTCGGCTGTCCAACCGGGCTTTCTTTGAAGTAGTCCGGGTTTTTCACCATATCGACGCCCTGACCGGGGATCACTTTAACAATGCGGTAAGGTCCGGTACCGATCGGCGCTTTACTGAAACCTTCGAGTTTCACCTGCTGGAAATATTTTGCCGGATAGATTGGCGTTGGCCCGGAGAGATATTCCAGTGCTGCCGGGAAAGGTTTTTTCAGATGCAGACGTACGGTGTAGTCATCCACTTTCTCGACATGATCGATCCAGTCAACGCTCTGCGGTACCACGGATGCCGTGCCGGGGCCGGCAATATTCTGGAAGGTGTAAACCACATCGTCGGCGGTGAAGGGATCGCCATTGTGGAATTTCACGTCCTTGCGCAGATGCAACAACAGCGAGGTGGGGGATTCCCATTTCCAGTCTGATGCCAGTTCGGGTTTATACTCCCCGCTTTGCGGATCGCGATAAATCAGGGTGTCCCACACCATGTGCGCCAGAATCACCCCTTCGCGCAGGTTGTTATGGTAAGGGCTGATGTTTTCCACCTCATTATCAGAGGCATACACCAGGGTATCATTCTGTTTTCCTGCATAGCTGTAAGAAGCGCAGCCTAATAACAATGCGGTTAAAGCATACTTATTGATCAGTCGTGCCAGGGAACGAGCCATACCAGTCTCCACCGTTAAATGAAAAGGTAATCAACAAAAACAGATGGGACTGATGTAGCAAGAGCAGCGCCAAAGCGCGCAAAGTGTCATTACTGATTTTCGATAGCCGCTTTCTCAAAATGAGAAACACGGGCGCTGACTGACGCTCATGCCAGAAAATGAGGTGATGCAGGCCGGAAACAGCCTGCCGATGGCGTGCCCGACCGCAGCTGCATCGGACAGGAGGCATTATCGGGGTGCAGAAAAAGCGCGTTTTGCACCCTTAGTGTGAAGGTTATTTGTGCAATGCGCGTTCTTGTTTTGTGAAGCCGGGTGGCTAAAGGTGGGTAGCTATTATGTCAGCGGCCAGAAGTCCGCGTGGGATTGGCACAGTATCAGCTGGTCAGCGGGGAAACGCCGTTTATAGAATCGTCCGTTGTCGATCCACCCGCACCAGACACCCTGTTCGGCCGTTTCCAGCACCACCATGGTTTTTCTCCTTTTGCGGCGGCGCACAATAGAACCTGGCGGCAGCATTATTACCCCTGCACCGATTTGATAATAAAATCATTGGTTTTTCGCAGCATCGTAATATCTGGCTTGATCTTGCCGTAGACGCGCATGCCTTCCAGCATCATAAAAATGCATTCGGCCATCACCGCGGCGCTTTCATCGTTGCGGAACACGCCCTGCTGCTGGCCTTTCTGCAAAATGCTGGTCAGGCGCGCCACAATACCGCGGAATTTATACTCAACCCTGGCGCGCACATCAGCGTCACCCGGCAGCAATTCGCACGCCGCCGCGATGGTAAAGCAGCCTTTTTCCCCCTCCGGACCCGATGAAACCAGCGCGACAAACTCCAGCGTCTCACGCAGGGCATCAACCGGCGTCAGCTCATCATCACGTTGCTTACCGCGCACCAGCCCGGCATCCATATATTGCTGAAGTGCGGCCAGAAAGATCGACCGTTTGTCAGCATAGAGTTTATAAATGCTCGCGCTGGCCAGTCCCGATGCCTTCATCAAATCCGCCATCGACGTCGCCCGGTAGCCCTGCTGCCAAAAGCAATCGAGTGCCGAATTGAGAAAATCCTGGGGGTCAAACTCTCTGGGCCTGCCTGCGTGTTGTCTCATGGTTGCATCCTCTGGCATGTGGTTGCACCAATTGTAGATCGATTAATCTACAATTGAAACCTTCTTTTCTATTGGGGAGCTGAGCAAAAGGTGAAGGTCAGAATGATGGAGAAAGACGAAGGCAGGGTCATTACCCAATCTCCAGTGGCACGATCAATTTTTATGAGGAAAAGGTGCAAAAGCACGAGCTGGCTGGGATATTAAAAATACCACTTCATTGTAAATGAATGGGGGTTTCACAAATTCTGAAAAATATTTATCTAAACATGATTATTTAGAACCTTTCATTGAACTTACCACCAAACCAGGCAACTATCGCAATGGTTACTAGTGTCAACTTACCCCAATGATTCGGTATAAATGTTACGTAAATTACAGCCATAAAGACAATTATCCCAATTGGAATAATTTCCATTAGGATGCCGCCAAATATCCTCTTTATGATATTTATCATTATGTATATTCCTTTAAGACTTTTGCAATATCTTCAGCTGTTGGATCTGATATTTTCTTAATATCATTGATTATATCAGATATAATTGGTTCAATATAAACATAAAGCATCTCAAGATTTGCCCTGTACAATAACCGATAATAGCCGGGGTCTGACATCCTGAGTCGCCTTGCCGCCATAGCTGATTTTTGATTTTTTCCATACATTTGCGCGGCAGAAAACCAAATCATTCCCATACTGCCAACACGATTTTTTACAGCCAGCGTTGTATTCGTAGCATTAGCAATAGCCTCAGCAATTGAATAAGAGAAGGCTTTATTTGTTGTACGAGCAGCAACTATTCCAGCGACAACGCCTGCAGTCTTTTTCAAACCATGATTTGCAGCTTCTATTGGCCTCTCTTCATACTTAGAAAAAAGATACTTTATGTATAAATCTATCATGAAGGCAATTATGTCTCTCCGCCTGTAGAGTTCCTTTATTGCTTTTAACATCCTTAAATCTTCATGCCCGATTTCTTTGCAAACATCCTGATACTTATCAAAAAAACATGACGAATACCATGAGGCTCTTTCTATTCCGTGATATACATCATCAAGAGTATTATAAGCACCGATTGCTGTTCCCTTAATGCCTTTCTCTAAGGTTAAACTTAACTCTTTTTCGGTGCTGAATTTTAACCTCAGGTAATCTGATGCGTTCATTAATTTTCATCCTTAATAATTAATAACATACTCATTAAATACATGTTAAAAATGGATGTATATGCATGCCTGGGCAGGTAAATTAAGGATGATACAGGTTTTTTTGAGGGCCTTATTCGATAGCGATCAAAAAATTGATATACAAGCCGGAATAATGGGGAAAGACAAAGCCGGGACAGAAAGCCCCGGCGGGGTTAATACGCTTAAATTCAGGCTGTCGCTATACTCGCCAGCGTGACTTCAGCCTGGTCATTGGCTACGGCAACACCATCGATAAACAGCGGGCGCGTTTCGCCTGCTGGCAGGGTGACTTTCAGAGTCTGCCAGGCTGGCTTATAACTTCCTTTGCGGTTGAAACGCAGATGAATGGCCGCCGCATCGCATGTCATTTCCCAGTTCAGCCACAACGCGTTACCTTTCTGATAGCCCCATGACTCGCCATCATCTTCGAACAACAGCCCCGCACAGGAACCTTTGCCTTGGAGCGGATACAGTCGCAGTTCGCGTTGATCGTCGGCCCTTGCATCAACATGGCGCAGACGCTGGCTTAATGGCAGCCCGGCACCGGCCCGCACCAGCATCGGTTGCTGCTCCAGCGGTGCATCCAGGATGATCCACTGACCACCGCTGTACCACTGATGCGTCGCAAAATCATACCAGCCGGTTTGATTGTCCGGCAGCCACAGGCGACGCTCACGCTGTCCAGGCTCGACCACGCTGGCCACCAGCAAATCACGCCCGAGCAGGAATTCGTCACATTCGACGCTGGTTTGTGCGTCATGTTCATGATCGAGGAAGGTCGGACGCAACATCGGTTCATCATCCGCATGCGCCTGCCACAACAGGGTGTAGAGATACGGCAGCAGGCGGTAGCGCAATTCGATTGCCGCGCGAATGGCAGGCGTTACCGCCGGATACATCCAGGGTTCATTGACGGTGTGATCATCATTCCACGAATGGATGGTAAAACGCGGATGCATCACACCATTTTGTACCCAGCGCACAAACAGTTCGGCATCAGGCTTATCCCCTGAGAAACCGCCGACATCGTGGCCGACGTTATACAAACCGGAGAGACTCATCCCCAGCCCCATACGAATGTTGTAACGCAGTGACGTCCAGTTGGTGCGGTTATCACCACTCCAGGTTTGCACGTAGCGTTGCATCCCGGCACAACCCGAGCGGGAAATCAGGAAAGGACGCTTTTCCGGGGCAAAGCGCTGCTGCGCTTCCATTGAGGCACGCATCATTAACAATGGCATCACCGGGCGGATATGCTTGATGGCGATCGGCGTGCCGAAGCCGTGACAACGCGCTTCACCATCCCAGACTTCATATTCGTTGTTATCATTCCAGGTGGAATCGATGCCCTTTTCCAGCAGTTGCCGGGTCACATTTTCCTGCCACCAGGCCACCGCGTCCGGATGGGTAAAATCGAGGTGCGAACCTTCGTCATCCCAGAACACCGAACGCTCAGGGGCATCCTGCTCCGAATCGCGGATAAACAGCCCTCTGGCTGCCACTTCTTCATAACGCGGATGATCCTGTAACAGGCAAGGTTTGATGTTCGCAGCCAGGCGCAGACCCGCATCGTGAAACGCCTGACTCATCGCTTCCGGCTGCGGCACCTTGTCGTAGTTCCAGTTGAACACATAACGCTTGTTGTTGATCGAGGTGTAGCCGGAAGAGAGCTGGAACGAATCACACGGAATATCGTGTTCTTCACACAGGCGGATAAAATTCATCAGCTGATTCTGCGCATCCGGCGCATCGGTGTAATGCATGGTGGAACCACTGTAGCCGAGGCTCCATTTTGGACCAAACAAGGTTTTCCCTGTCAGACGGACAAAGGTTTTGGTGACATCCAGCACTTTGTCGCCGATAAACAGGTAATAATCAATATCGCCACTCTCAGCCTGCCAGCGGCGATACGGCTGGTGATAGTTATCCAGCTCATTCCCGAGATCGAACCAGCTGCTGCTGAGGTTATCGTAATACAGGCCGAAGCTGACGTCCTGGCGACGGGTGATGGTAAAGGGAACGTGTTTATACAACGGATCGGTTGAGGAGGCGTTGTATCCCATCGCATCCAGGTTGCGCATTTCATAGCGCTTGCCATTACGCTGCAAATCACCGGCCTTCTCA
The window above is part of the Pantoea cypripedii genome. Proteins encoded here:
- a CDS encoding ABC transporter ATP-binding protein, coding for MSHITTDTPLLEVKNLQVNLKTPRGTLHAVRGIDFSVQRGEMLCLVGESGCGKSMTSLALMDLLPRNAQRQADSMRFKDTNLLSLGRRERATLRGNEMSMIFQEPMTSLNPSYTLGEQLCETLLAHRKVSRAEARDRAVYLMERVGIPMAADRLKQYPHQLSGGLRQRIMIAMSLMCGPDLIIADEPTTALDVTIQAQILRLLRELQQEMGMAVIFITHDLGVVARIADRVAVMYAGQIVETAPVNDLFHQPQHPYTRGLLGCIPVSGRTLPGQPLQTIPGVVPNLTGPQHGCAFRNRCNQCQEGCSETPPYQSVNAQHRVRCVRPIAVGEGV
- a CDS encoding ATP-binding cassette domain-containing protein; amino-acid sequence: MTEINTAFPVLPHIAGNEDIALELCALSRSFRLNRGLFKPPAEILAVDNISLRIRRGETMGLVGESGCGKSTLAKMLLGLLPPTSGNVLIEGREVDAVDRRKMSARIQPIFQDPFSSLNPRRTVSDVVEVALRLHNIGTPAERKKQVREMLDMVGMPSRTHSQYPGQLSGGQRQRVAIARALILRPEILICDEPTSALDVSVQAQILNLLLALKQEFSLTYLFISHNLSVVEHLVDHVAVMRKGKIVEQGTREQIFSRPQHPYTRALLASVMTPEPGLGIPEITLN
- a CDS encoding LysR family transcriptional regulator, giving the protein MHNNEIRYFMAVATTGSISAASQQLFVAISAISRHIQRLESRLGMTLFERSPRGMQLNDAGHILANHVRRSMADMELAMAELKGIKAADQTTIRVVCTDGLAFNLLPNLMAKFRLLHPRVSFVLTVGTARQVPDLIRNGECDLGIKFSLSPETGVEVLASFPSPVLVFMKADHPLAARDIQLADLNDWPVVLPDQSATIRQLFDLSCRMNNVFIDPIFTSNHFSTLYEFVCKTPQAISVSSHYSIMYSARKDGLIIKSINRDQLSQRSLQLQTEMGMPRTAILDTFFVFLRQELHQLDQQCRDDFALQFR
- a CDS encoding 1-aminocyclopropane-1-carboxylate deaminase, which encodes MNLEKFPRYPLTFGPSPITPMKRLSAELGGKVEIYAKREDCNSGLAFGGNKTRKMEYLIPEALAQGCDTLVSIGGVQSNQTRQVAAVAAHLGMKCVLVQENWVNYSDAVYDRVGNIELSRIMGADVRLDSAGFDIGIRESWKQAMEEAAENGGKPFPIPAGCSEHPYGGLGFVGFAEEVRQQEKELGFKFDYIVVCSVTGSTQAGMVVGFAADGRARNVIGIDASAKPAQTKAQILRIAQNTANLVELGREITEEDVVLDTRYGGPEYGLPSEGTLEAIRLCARTEGVLTDPVYEGKSMQGMIDMVRNGEFPEGSKVLYAHLGGAPALSAYSYIFRNG
- a CDS encoding M20 family metallopeptidase — translated: MTRESALQAALDYFHSGEFRETLNRRIAYRTESQNPQQAATLMAYLEEEMIPYLAGMGFSCLIVANPEAGKGPFLLARRLEDDADFTLLSYGHGDVVPGDEDNWRSGLSPWELHAEGNRWYGRGTADNKGQHSINLAALALVLKARNGRLGYNVKLILEMGEEAGSPGLDQVCQQYRDWLAADLFIASDGPRVTAQRPTLFLGSRGVFNFSLVIKLRDGAHHSGNWGGLLSNPGIRLAHAIGCLVDANGRILLPELLPPPLSATIRHHLSDLELGNAPGDPQIAPEWGEPGLSAAEKLYGWNTLETLALTSGTPDKPAHAIPPAAVAHCHMRYVPGSDVDNFASHIRRHLDQHGFSDVAIVDPVNCFKATRIDPDDAWVSWSVASIQRSLGKKAAVLPNFGGGLPNACFLETFNVPTLWLPHSYPACSQHAPDEHLLADLSCEALQLMTGLFWDLAEEGREVMQTRGG